A single window of Aphidius gifuensis isolate YNYX2018 linkage group LG1, ASM1490517v1, whole genome shotgun sequence DNA harbors:
- the LOC122860691 gene encoding uncharacterized protein PF11_0213-like, whose product MVELEAVDCSVSSTSTVQANQKFSLLKWFKRTSTKSISYNDNDRLTTDTNYFSSCDSVDTFYSTTTVRSFDFHTGQINGNNSNNIINLDEKNNRKIGPFGTGAVKIIDNDKLFLTKTLPANVLSKERDITARYSLQNCTTSFSSCGNVRYHYENNKLINNRDNNIKRVHVRGKRKAPSPPIINNQKNYISKDNKIKDISSWKKKRRQAPKPPDTCKINKQILLLQSNDDENKLIVNKLDFKNDKYYDNLKPNIVDENIDEKKNKLTTNLQLDDDNDDDDIDGKKNIKIDKELLDDGDDGDDENIKKISDQQQVICNDTLVLQGGLLLSKKNTRLTPPTTSTTLSLNKKFNQSSTAMPRPWYKRSVFEQKDDVTAATTSKSSTNEGSLRNFFYRSFDKNTTDDKKKDIKRKSGLSILMNISELDKEAAAIVQEEQARSRAEMLLKSSNNDNTEINKNDHKNVVQDIVISNIENSPRKGTRALISKFNAIGNKTKVNVNTNFLKRNEIIEDNKVDDKNKKYESIFEIKKTNKDLTKYFTGKQQIDNDKISLDYDDKKKTPSPNLNDKLKIARNKFFNDLKLKNTQVSITPMSNDDLIIQQDHSEASCSDQNISSINLKKKSSTTDNDTTKMTIENVASCSGSATIQRQFTNIFESIDKPFMTKKSSLIDKKLKSSTTNQVVDILVHAEQEQSQNEKIKTKIIHSNNNSNNDRVNDLKEMLKEMKHSLPKRQKQMKINGKPNEPIVVDVKINNKCDYKFPERQKVSSGVQTSGNIRKIDKPSNHCHTNDFSNPVKSVSSTGTIGKKFHLMRPREFAAIEAILTNNTNNNKNNKDDNTYANVIEKSIYANAVVLPARNHRVIPVPGNIVNSTGKEKYPEPPEVIRSSKLNKKLIKKDAVDDDDDDDVDEKAETMEQKMNTLAVNRLLKRLEAAIASGNHQLASGLAKDLAKLKIQCSVVRQKKIKEHEIFNVDMYIEDRLAHQGPIPLQLESTMTISQLKEKIFNEFEIPVNVQRWIIGRKLADNNETTLEDLQLVEGLPIFLYLIAPVFQIGERARVNNKIKSEIMRIDDDKKLEYKVDNNKKKNIKLVNNKSSSSDEDNVNNVNKIKHVNIDKQIIQDKIITKDDINDKFGLNNKSDNEEKEKKEQEEKEEEEEGAVGLVDNIRMEQYNELIMLENCVLVPNTKSIECPICFMIYEAGEGVVLRDCLHTFCRGCIESTIRYCGEAEVKCPYMDSDYTCEATLQEREIKAIVDSQVYEKHLAKSVSQAENNAGHHAFHCKTPDCPGWCIYDDNVNSFNCPVCSKINCLTCRVVHEGKNCWEYQEDVSLSKDTDKESKKTAAMLTDMLERGEAMSCPTCDVVLMKKWGCDWLRCSMCKTEICWVTKGPRWGPLGKGDTSGGCRCGENKIKCHPQCNYCH is encoded by the exons atgGTTGAACTCGAAGCAGTAGATTGCAGTGTATCATCAACCAGCACAGTGCAAGcgaatcaaaaattttcacttttaaaatgGTTTAAACGtacatcaacaaaatcaatatcatACAATGATAATGATAGATTAACAACagatacaaattatttttcaagttgtgATAGTGTTGATACATTTTACAGTACAACAACAGTACGTAGTTTTGATTTTCATACTGGACAAATAAATggaaataatagtaataatatcattaatttagatgaaaaaaataatagaaaaattggtCCATTTGGTACTGGTgctgttaaaattattgataatgataaattatttttaacaaaaacattACCAGCAAATGTATTATCAAAAGAACGTGATATTACTGCTCGTTATTCATTACAAAATTGTACAACATCATTTAGTTCATGTGGTAATGTTAGATatcattatgaaaataataaattaataaataatcgtgataataatattaaacgtGTTCATGTTAGAGGAAAAAGAAAAGCACCAAGTCcaccaattattaataatcaaaaaaattacatttctaaagataataaaataaaagatatatctagttggaaaaaaaaaagaagacaaGCACCAAAACCACCAGATACatgcaaaattaataaacaaatattattattacaaagcaatgatgatgaaaataaattaatagtaaataaattggattttaaaaatgataaatattatgataatttaaagcctaatattgttgatgaaaatattgatgaaaaaaaaaataaattaacaactaATTTACAGctagatgatgataatgatgatgatgatattgatggaaaaaaaaatataaaaattgataaggaATTATtggatgatggtgatgatggtgatgatgaaaatataaaaaaaatttcagatcAACAACAAGTAATATGTAATGATACACTTGTATTACAAGGTGGTTTattgttatcaaaaaaaaatacaaggctaacaccaccaacaacatcaacaacattgtcattgaataaaaaatttaatcaatcatCAACAGCAATGCCGAGACCGTGGTACAAAAGATCTGTGTTTGAACAGAAAGATGATGTTACAGCGGCAACGACATCCAAGTCATCAACAAATGAAGGATcattacgtaattttttttatcgttcatttgataaaaatacaactgatgataaaaaaaaagatattaaaagaaaatctggtttatcaatattaatgaatatcaGTGAATTGGACAAAGAAGCTGCGGCAATTGTGCAAGAAGAACAAGCAAGATCACGAGCTGAAATGTTACTTAAATCATCAAACAATGATAACACtgagattaataaaaatgatcataAAAATGTTGTACAAGATATTGTTAtatcaaatattgaaaattcaccGAGAAAAGGTACACGTGCAttgatatcaaaatttaatgctattggtaataaaacaaaagttaatgtcaatacaaattttttaaaacgtaaTGAAATTATAGAAGATAATaaagttgatgataaaaataaaaaatatgaatcaatatttgaaataaaaaaaacaaataaagatttaacaaaatattttactgggaaacaacaaattgataatgataaaatttcacttgattatgatgataaaaaaaaaactccaagtccaaatttaaatgataaattaaaaatagcacgtaataaattttttaatgatttaaaattaaaaaatacacaagtaTCAATAACACCAATGAGcaatgatgatttaataattcaacaagatCATTCAGAAGCTAGTTGTAGTGATCAAAATATAtcaagtataaatttaaaaaaaaaatcatcaacaacagaCAATGACACAACAAAAATGACAATTGAAAATGTTGCTAGTTGTAGTGGAAGTGCAACAATACAGCgtcaatttacaaatatatttgaatcaattgataaaccatttatgacaaaaaaaagctcattgattgataaaaaattaaaaagttcaaCGACAAATCAAGTTGTTGATATTTTGGTTCATGCTGAACAAGAACAaagtcaaaatgaaaaaataaaaacaaaaattattcatagcaataataatagtaacaaTGATCgtgttaatgatttaaaagaaATGTTGAAAGAAATGAAACATTCATTGCCAAAAAgacaaaaacaaatgaaaattaatggcAAACCAAATGAgccaattgttgttgatgttaaaataaataataaatgtgatTATAAATTTCCAGAACGACAAAAAGTATCATCTGGTGTACAAACAAGTGGTAACATACGTAAAATTGATAAGCCAAGCAATCATTGTCatacaaatgatttttcaaatccAGTTAAATCTGTCTCGTCAACTGGAAcaattggtaaaaaatttcatttaatgaGACCACGTGAATTTGCTGCAATTGAAGCAATCCTAacaaataatactaataataataaaaataataaagacgATAATACATATGCaaatgttattgaaaaatcaatttatgcAAATGCTGTTGTTTTACCAGCAAGAAATCATCGTGTTATTCCAGTGCCTGGTAATATTGTCAATTCAACaggtaaagaaaaatatccaGAACCACCAGAAGTTATAAGAAGTtcaaagttgaataaaaaattaattaaaaaagatgctgttgatgatgatgatgatgatgacg TTGATGAGAAAGCAGAAACAATGGAACAGAAAATGAACACACTGGCTGTAAATCGACTTTTAAAACGCCTTGAGGCTGCAATTGCTTCTGGTAATCATCAACTGGCATCTGGCTTAGCCAAGGATTTGGCTAAACTCAAAATTCAATGCTCAGTtgttagacaaaaaaaaataaaagaacatgaaatttttaatgttgacATGTATATTGAAGATAGATTAGCACATCAAGGACCAATTCCACTTCAG tTGGAATCCACAATGACAATATCAcaactaaaagaaaaaatatttaatgaatttgaaaTACCAGTAAACGTCCAACGTTGGATAATTGGTAGAAAACTTGCAGACAATAATGAAACAACCCTAGAAGATCTTCAGCTTGTCGAAGGACTACCAATATTTCTCTACCTCATTGCACcag tatTTCAGATCGGGGAAAGAGCAagagttaataataaaataaaatccgAAATAATGagaattgatgatgataaaaaattggaatataaagttgataataataaaaaaaaaaatattaaattggttaataataaatcatcatcaagtgatgaggataatgttaataatgttaataaaataaaacatgttaatattgataaacaaataattcaagataaaataataacaaaggatgatattaatgataaatttggtttgaataataaaagtgataatgaagagaaggaaaaaaaagaacaagaagaGAAAGAAGAGGAAGAGGAAGGTGCTGTTGGTTTAGTTGATAATATACGAATGGAACAAtacaatgaattaataatgttgGAAAATTGTGTACTTGTACCAAATACTAAATCCATTGAATGTCCAATTTGTTTTATGATTTATGAAGCCGGTGAGGGTGTTGTACTTCGTGATTGTCTACATACATTCTGCAg aggATGCATTGAAAGCACTATTCGCTATTGTGGTGAAGCTGAAGTCAAGTGTCCATATATGGACTCGGATTATACATGCGAGGCAACTCTTCAAGAACGTGAAATTAAAGcg attGTTGATTCACAAGTCTACGAAAAACACCTGGCAAAATCAGTATCACAAGCTGAAAATAATGCTGGTCACCATGCATTTCATTGTAAAACACCAGATTGTCCTGGCTGGTGTATTTATGATGACAATGTTAATAGCTTCAATTGTCCAGTatgttcaaaaataaattgtctaaCTTGTCGTGTTGTTCACGAGGGTAAAAATTGTTGGGAATATCAAGAAGATGTTAGTCTATCAAAAGACACTGAtaaagaatcaaaaaaaacagCAGCAATGTTAACAGATATGCTTGAACGAGGTGAAGCAATGTCATGTCCAACTTGTGATGTTGTATTGATGAAGAAATGGGGATGTGATTGGCTTCGTTGTTCAATGTGCAAAACCGAAATTTGTTGGGTCACCAAAGGACCACGTTGGGGACCTCTT ggAAAAGGAGATACATCAGGTGGCTGCAGATGcggtgaaaataaaatcaagtgtCATCCTCAATGCAATTATTGccactaa
- the LOC122860693 gene encoding SET and MYND domain-containing protein 4-like, with product MKPMKNRSSRQHSAECNDENISKIQSFYQAVNYVLLQQLQVNLFQTQIDQMRKITTFKDIKLSQKLRKKGNTMYELKNNGYINSTITCYTSSIACAPVGSTELSLAYANRSAVLFKARLYEDCLLDIERAIKAGYPDNLKAKLFLRQSFCFRVLKQNSTIESSISLANVFQWLPNMIDQKENLIIAKNMINNYSKITKKLGKSRVIFDCVKYFPTVLNDNPKIHGASDAVTLKITNENKQCVIATRDIDPGEFIFAEQSFARIIEEDKRHKFCWHCSAECFAGVPCERCQNVIFCSSTCRDAAAKEYHDIECPVLNILVGMKTSIVYQFAAKIFIKMFKRFKCLTEFKDYVNNIELSASKVKKPDDKFDGSQYETFHNLECSLTDTIDCSVAPARMSLGIALIFAFYTDIFGKKLTLKRFLQNKWVVFVGGLILKYSFILRFHMFHHIHSVFPLNKIIKHSCDFNVAMNHFNSTASLFAIKPIKKGQQISIVKGLYYFYNTKAERQDSLSNLMTNCQCIACKNNWPIIEDMKLCREIIPAEQYNRLLFRNYLVDKVLKEENKQEAFKIIKEITEMIKIFHKKLPENIPYRELVSLQITLLNTFEFLTEPTVLND from the exons atgaagcCAATGAAAAATCGTTCATCTAGACAACATTCTGCTGAATGTAATGATgaaaacatttcaaaaatacaatcatTTTATCAAGCTGTTAATTACGTTTTATTACAACAAttacaagtaaatttatttcaaacgcAAATCGATCAGATGAGAAAAATAACGACATTCAAAGATATTAAACTATCacaaaaattgagaaaaaaaggaAACACAATGTatgaacttaaaaataatggCTATATTAATTCGACAATTACTTGTTACACATCAAGTATAGCATGTGCACCAGTTGGATCCACTGAATTGTCATTGGCTTATGCAAATCGTTCAGCTGTATTATTCAAAGCTAGACTATATGAAGATTGTCTTCTTGACATTGAACGAGCAATCAAAGCAGGCTACCCagataatttaaaagcaaaattatttctacgACAATCATTTTGTTTTCGTGTTTTGAAgcaaaattcaacaattgaatCAAGTATATCACTTGCAAATGTATTTCAATGGCTTCCTAATATGATtgatcaaaaagaaaatttaattattgccaaaaatatgattaataattattcaaaaataacaaaaaaacttggTAAATCACGTGTTATATTTGattgtgttaaatattttccaactGTACTTAATGATAATCCAAAAATTCATGGTGCATCTGATGCTGTTACAttgaaaattacaaatgaaaataaacaatgtgTTATTGCGACAAGAGACATTGATCCTGGTGAATTTATATTTGCTGAACAATCATTTGCAAGAATTATTGAAGAAGACAAACGACATAAATTCTGTTGGCATTGTTCAGCTGAATGTTTTGCTGGTGTACCTTGTGAACGTTGTCAAAATGTCATATTTTGTTCATCAACTTGTCGTGATGCAGCTGCAAAAGAATATCATGATATTGAATGTccagttttaaatatattagttGGAATGAAAACAAgtattgtttatcaatttgctgctaaaatatttatcaagatgTTTAAACGTTTTAAGTGTTTGACTGAGTTTAAGGATTAtgtcaataatattgaattatctg catcaaaagtgaaaaaacctgatgataaatttgatggaAGCCAGTATGAGACGTTTCATAATCTCGAGTGTTCATTGACAGATACAATTGATTGTTCAGTGGCTCCAGCAAGAATGTCGTTAGGAATTGCTTTGATATTTGCTTTTTACACTGATATTTTTGGCAAAAAATTAACTCTCAAAAGATTTTTACAAAACAAATGGGTTGTATTTGTTGGAGGATTGATTctcaaatattcatttattttgagaTTTCATATGTTTCAT CATATACACTCAGTCTTTCCACtcaacaaaatcatcaaaCACAGTTGTGATTTTAACGTTGCTATGAATCATTTCAACTCGACAGCTTCACTTTTTGCAATCaaaccaataaaaaaaggCCAACAA attTCTATTGTCAAAGGGTTGTATTACTTTTACAACACAAAAGCTGAAAGACAAGATTCACTTTCCAACCTCATGACCAATTGTCAATGTAttgcatgtaaaaataattggccAATAATAGAAGACATGAAACTTTGTAGA gaaATTATTCCGGCTGAACAGTACAATCGTCTCTTGTTTCGAAATTATTTAGTGGATAAAGTtttgaaagaagaaaataaacaagaagcatttaaaattatcaaagagATTactgaaatgataaaaatttttcataaaaaattaccagAAAATATTCCTTATCGAGAATTAGTTTCTCTTCAAATAACACTCTTAAATACTTTCGAATTTCTTACCGAGCCAACAGTTTTAAATGactag
- the LOC122847793 gene encoding uncharacterized protein LOC122847793, with the protein MIPLESYHKVDNIDDEKESPVLEFNHQDLKEDISIPIDVFDHEIENIDKEKESPVLEFKQQDLEQNEMIPLESYHEIENIDREKETLVLEFKQQDLKEDRSISGDSHHDDENKTDLIPFDLTSEQDFDNNNKFIVEEKEPDDTSSITSIETLKIDDLKEIMVDLNDNYQLPSPIVIPNKKENDNYVKQLPLVIPESTYIEPAYKKKSRAFFRIPRESRVSSSVPELSRLDNVKRREVDDGAVGFTSFSTRDYESSDDEEVGGLRDYIRHQSWQNQQLEENIRTINKQTRTLIQDEVEDLQMAIQMSEQMYEKNNVINNYNQNTQLIQQKPKKEINENPESSSLIELMMLEDVDLIQNFDDFQCPICLEIFGKYEGVILRDCHHTFCRDCLRNTIRHCEEPTVKCPYTEKYACEFTLRDLEIKSLVNAIDYEKHILKSLIYAENTACKNKNEKSFHCLSPDCPGWCYYQGFELAFNCNVCGSRNCLVCKVIHPLDEECWDHFDKATNAQTSKLTEAQRQSMIEKREIMECSNCQVAIVKNEGCDGIICTMCKTMLCWPRT; encoded by the exons ATGATTCCTCTTGAATCTTATCATAAAGTAGacaatattgatgatgaaaaagaatCACCAGTTTTGGAATTTAATCATCAAGATTTAAAAGAAGATATATCAATTCCTATTGATGTTTTTGATCatgaaatagaaaatattgataaagaaaaagaatcaCCAGTTTTGGAATTTAAACAACAAGATTTAgaacaaaatgaaatgattCCTCTTGAATCTTATCatgaaatagaaaatattgatagagaaaaagaaacactagttttagaatttaaacaGCAAGATTTAAAAGAAGATAGATCAATTTCTGGTGATTctcatcatgatgatgaaaataaaacagatCTAATACCATTTGATTTGACAAGTGAACaagattttgataataataataaatttattgttgaagaaaaagaGCCAGATGATACTAGCTCAATAACATCAATTGAAACTTTGAAAATCGATGATCTAAAAGAAATAATGGTTGATCTAAATGACAATTATCAGTTACCATCACCAATTGTTAttccaaataaaaaagaaaatgataattatgttAAACAATTACCACTTGTTATTCCTGAGTCAACTTACATTGAAcctgcatataaaaaaaaatcaagagcTTTTTTTAGAATTCCTCGTGAATCAAGAGTTTCATCAAGTGTTCCTGAGTTGTCAAGATTAGACAATGTGAAACGACGAGAAGTTGATGATGGTGCTGTTGGTTTTACTAGTTTTAGTACTCGAGACTATGAATCATCAGATGATGAAGAAGTAGGCGGCTTACGTGATTATATTAGACATCAATCTTGGCAAAATCAGCAACTTGAAGAAAACATAAGAACTATTAACAAACAAACTCGCACGTTGATTCAAGATGAAGTAGAAGATTTACAAATGGCCATTCAAATGAGTGAAcaaatgtatgaaaaaaataatgttattaataattacaatcaaAACACACAATTGATTCaacaaaaaccaaaaaaagagataaatgAAAATCCTGAAAGCTCgtcattaattgaattaatgatGCTTGAAGATGTtgatctcatacaaaattttgatgattttcaaTGTCCAATATGTCTTGaaatttttggtaaatatgAAGGTGTCATTTTGCGTGATTGTCATCACACATTTTGTcg tGATTGTCTTAGAAATACAATTAGACACTGTGAAGAACCAACCGTCAAGTGTCCATACACAGAGAAATACGCTTGTGAATTTACTCTTCGTgatcttgaaataaaatca ctTGTTAATGCCATTGACTATGAAAagcatattttaaaatcacttATTTATGCTGAAAATACagcttgtaaaaataaaaatgaaaaatcatttcatTGTTTATCACCTGATTGCCCAGGTTGGTGTTATTATCAAGGATTTGAATTGGCTTTCAACTGTAACGTATGTGGAAGTAGAAATTGCTTGGTTTGTAAAGTTATTCATCCTTTGGACGAAGAATGTTGGGATCATTTTGATAAAGCTACAAATGCACAAACTTCAAAATTAACTGAAGCTCAACGTCAATCTATGATTGAAAAACGAGAGATAATGGAGTGTTCCAATTGTCAAGTTgcaattgttaaaaatgaagGATGTGATGGTATTATATGTACCATGTGCAAGACAATGCTGTGTTGGCCGAGGACCTAG
- the LOC122860692 gene encoding uncharacterized protein DDB_G0292642-like, producing MENNYNDGDDDDDEVTIIKVVNNSVVIDENQQQVNDEIGNNFDVDENQQQLNDEIENNVDIDENQQQVNNEIENNVDEHRGENQQDENNYHNTSGNEEYDQMVLLQSYDIVPNVEDITCPICMDVYGPAEAVVLKDCLHSFCWDCLQNTIQHSETPEVRCPFVGDVSACESNLREREIKALVSPEEFEKHLAKSVTLAENKAGKSSFHCQTPNCPYWCFVDDNNGDFICTICNKTNCLKCQGVHDGKTCEEYQTEIQAASASNTDAKMSDDSIKEMLKNGTAMNCTTCNAVLQKISGCDHITCAACKSHLNWRGIGSAYWQKRHGKIATPNHRGVMSNAERARMTRMNNMLRHHIDNVDRRIETLNSGVMIANVVPHASHQTGNIIRPVRLNNTPPTFNQLGNAGGPIGLPIRGPVGLPIRGPVGLPIHGPVGLPIHGPVGLPIRGPIGLPIHGPVGLPIHRPVGLPIRGPIRARDEGTRFNARDTSEPY from the exons atggaaaataattataatgatggtgatgatgatgatgatgaagtaacaataattaaagttgTGAATAATAGtgttgttattgatgaaaatcaGCAACAAGTGAATGATGaaattggaaataattttgatgttgatgaaaatcaacaacaattaaatgatgaaattgaaaataacgttgacattgatgaaaatcaacaacaagtaaataatgaaattgaaaacaaCGTGGATGAACACCGTGGGGAAAATCaacaagatgaaaataattatcataatacaTCTGGAAATGAAGAGTATGATCAAATGGTGCTGCTTCAAAGTTACGATATCGTGCCAAATGTTGAAGACATAACATGTCCAATATGTATGGATGTTTATGGACCAGCAGAAGCTGTTGTTCTCAAAGATTGtcttcattcattttgctg ggatTGTTTGCAAAACACAATTCAACATTCAGAAACACCAGAAGTACGTTGTCCATTTGTTGGTGATGTGAGTGCTTGTGAATCAAATCTACGTGAACGAGAAATTAAAgca ttGGTAAGCCCAgaagaatttgaaaaacatTTGGCTAAATCAGTAACACTTGCTGAAAATAAAGCTGGTAAAAGTAGCTTTCATTGTCAAACACCAAATTGTCCATACTGGtgttttgttgatgataataatggtgattttatttgtacaatttgtaataaaacaaattgtttaaaatgtcAAGGTGTACATGATGGTAAAACATGTGAAGAATATCAAACAGAAATTCAGGCAGCAAGTGCAAGTAATACTGATGCAAAAATGAGTGATGATAGTATTAAAGAAATGTTGAAAAATGGTACAGCAATGAATTGTACTACTTGTAATGCtgttttgcaaaaaataagTGGATGTGATCACATAACTTGTGCTGCATGTAAAAGTCACTTGAATTGGCGTGGTATTGGATCAGCATATTGGCAAAAACGTCATGGCAAAATTGCTACACCAAATCATAGAGGCGTTATGTCAAACGCTGAAAGAGCAAGAATGACAAGAATGAATAATATGCTACGTCATCACATTGATAATGTTGACAGACGAATTGAAACATTAAATAGTGGTGTAATGATAGCAAATGTTGTTCCACATGCGTCACATCAAACAGGAAATATTATAAGACCAGTAAGACTCAATAATACACCACCAACTTTCAATCAACTTGGCAATGCTGGTGGACCAATTGGTCTTCCAATTCGTGGACCAGTTGGTCTTCCAATTCGTGGACCAGTTGGTCTTCCAATTCATGGACCAGTTGGTCTTCCAATTCATGGACCAGTTGGTCTTCCAATTCGTGGACCAATTGGTCTTCCAATTCATGGACCAGTTGGTCTTCCAATTCATAGACCAGTTGGTCTTCCAATTCGTGGACCAATACGAGCAAGAGATGAAGGAACACGATTCAATGCTAGAGATACCAGTGAACCatattga
- the LOC122847792 gene encoding ranBP-type and C3HC4-type zinc finger-containing protein 1-like: MKLIKLKKKQDTGKADNVIVKKQRSESSTSLSQASKTSWVEVCLSQENTTQADNTTNLTTSDLNVDVIACNTTTTTPCCLVKINDSKMTPEIKKIKLQQLLPTTLGELKKKISQEYELSTNVQNWFVGKKVNNNDENTTINELTNFGKNSLYLFVSAPVVEINDANEEEDHVKTVLIESNNLVNVEDPDIEKNDVNDDSIVVEEEEEEVKIIANEIVEEINLDDFEIQDNEVETIQDDKIKEYDELMLLQSCDIVPNVDDITCPICLDVYGPAEAVVLQDCLHTFCWTCLQNTIQHSDTPDVSCPFMSEDNSTCDSHLRQREIKALVSPEIFEKHLAKSVTLAENKAGKSAFHCQTPNCTNWCFIGEDDVEFPCGICNKKNCLKCRVMHDGLNCYDYQEKLRMSKEPNGESLKTENMLKEMLEKRKLMKCPVCEVMLTKIAGCDSIVCSICRTELCWPTKGTRWGPQGKGDTSGGCRCGVNGKKCHVNCGNCH, translated from the exons atgaaattgataaaattgaaaaaaaaacaagatactGGTAAAGCTGATAATGTTATTGTCAAAAAACAAAGAAGTGAATCGTCAACATCATTAAGTCAAGcaag taaaacatCATGGGTTGAAGTGTGTTTATCACAAGAAAATACTACACAAGCAGACAACACaacaaatttaacaacaagtgATTTAAATGTTGATGTGATTGCTTGTAATACAACAACGACAACACCCTG ttgtttagtgaaaataaatgacagCAAGATGAcaccagaaataaaaaaaataaagcttcag caaCTACTACCAACGACACTCGgtgaattgaagaaaaaaatatcacaagaGTATGAACTATCAACAAATGTTCAAAATTGGTTTGTaggaaaaaaagtaaacaataatgatgaaaatacaaCAATCAACGAGCTGacaaattttggaaaaaattcACTGTATCTATTTGTCTCTGCCCCAG ttgttgAAATTAATGATGCCAATGAAGAAGAAGATCATGTCAAAACTGTTTTAATTGAGTCAAATAATTTAGTTAATGTTGAGGATcctgatattgaaaaaaacgATGTCAATGATGACTCGATTGTtgtagaagaagaagaagaagaagttaAAATTATTGCCAATGAAATAGTCGAAGAAATAAATCTAGATGATTTCGAAATACAAGATAATGAAGTTGAAACAATtcaagatgataaaataaaagaatatgatgaattaatgttgcttcaAAGTTGTGATATTGTGCCAAATGTTGATGACATAACATGTCCAATATGTCTGGATGTTTATGGACCAGCTGAAGCTGTTGTTCTTCAAGATTGTCTTCATACATTTTGCTGGACTTGTTTGCAAAATACGATTCAACATTCTGATACACCTGATGTATCATGTCCATTTATGAGTGAAGATAATAGTACCTGTGATTCTCATTTACGTCAACGAGAAATTAAAgca cTGGTAAGCCCAGAGATCTTTGAAAAACACTTGGCAAAATCAGTAACACTTGCTGAAAATAAAGCTGGCAAAAGTGCTTTTCATTGTCAAACACCAAATTGTACAAATTGGTGTTTTATTGGCGAAGATGATGTTGAATTTCCTTGTggaatttgtaataaaaaaaattgcttaaaATGTCGTGTTATGCATGATGGACTAAATTGTTAtgattatcaagaaaaattaagaatgTCCAAAGAACCAAATGGCGAGTCATTAAAAACTGAAAATATGTTGAAAGAAATGCTTGAGAAAAGAAAACTCATGAAGTGTCCAGTTTGTGAGGTAATGTTAACAAAAATTGCTGGATGTGATTCAATTGTTTGCTCAATTTGTCGAACAGAACTGTGCTGGCCAACAAAAGGGACTCGTTGGGGACctcaa GGTAAAGGTGATACTTCGGGTGGTTGTCGTTGTGGAGTAAACGGAAAAAAATGTCATGTAAATTGTGGCAattgtcattaa